In a single window of the Massilia oculi genome:
- a CDS encoding ATP-binding protein translates to MQSPLDFFARAARSSPSAAAANVEFAAGHKNMLQLIELRWIAVIGQITTIASAITIFRIELPLVHMLQVLACLIAFNVASHLRWHERRPVSNGEMFLAILVDVSSLTVLLYLSGGTTNPFAFLYLLQVIVSAVLLDVLWTWSIVLVTIACMAGLAIYAQPLALPFDHARGIGSLYVQGLLVCFALNAALLVMFISRISDNVRDKATQLAALRQRAAEEEHIVRMGLLASGAAHELGTPLSTVSVILGDWKRMPAFRDDPELLGELTEMQTQLKRCKAIVSGILLSAGEARGESAERTTISRFLDELAIGWEASRPVRTFIYNNRIAEDLPVASDSALRQTVDNLLDNALEASPEWVYMDAHIDERTLVLTVFDRGPGFAPSMLAHFGKPYHSTKGKPGGGLGLFLAVNVVRKLGGTVTARNRRHDEGGGAEVSVRLPLAAIELEEEIDDAES, encoded by the coding sequence ATGCAATCTCCGCTGGATTTCTTCGCCAGGGCGGCGCGCTCGTCGCCGTCGGCCGCCGCCGCCAACGTCGAGTTCGCGGCCGGCCACAAGAACATGCTGCAGCTGATCGAGCTGCGCTGGATCGCCGTCATCGGCCAGATCACGACCATCGCCTCGGCCATCACGATCTTCCGGATCGAGCTGCCGCTGGTGCACATGCTGCAGGTGCTGGCCTGCCTGATCGCCTTCAACGTCGCCAGCCACCTGCGCTGGCACGAACGGCGCCCGGTCTCCAACGGCGAGATGTTCCTGGCGATCCTGGTCGACGTCTCCAGCCTCACCGTGCTGCTCTACCTGTCCGGCGGCACCACCAATCCCTTCGCCTTCCTGTACCTGCTGCAGGTGATCGTCTCGGCCGTGCTGCTCGACGTGCTGTGGACCTGGAGCATCGTGCTGGTCACGATCGCCTGCATGGCCGGTCTCGCCATCTACGCCCAGCCGCTCGCGCTGCCATTCGACCACGCGCGCGGCATCGGCAGCCTGTACGTGCAGGGCCTGCTGGTCTGCTTCGCGCTCAACGCCGCGTTGCTGGTGATGTTTATCTCGCGCATCTCGGACAACGTCCGCGACAAGGCGACCCAGCTGGCCGCCTTGCGCCAGCGCGCGGCCGAGGAAGAGCACATCGTGCGCATGGGCCTGCTCGCCAGCGGCGCCGCCCACGAGCTGGGCACGCCGCTGTCGACGGTCTCGGTGATCCTGGGCGACTGGAAGCGCATGCCGGCCTTCCGCGACGATCCCGAGCTGCTGGGCGAACTCACCGAAATGCAGACCCAGCTCAAGCGCTGCAAGGCCATCGTCAGCGGCATCCTGCTGTCGGCCGGGGAGGCGCGCGGCGAGTCGGCCGAGCGCACCACGATCAGCCGCTTCCTCGACGAGCTCGCCATAGGCTGGGAGGCCAGCCGGCCGGTGCGCACCTTCATCTACAATAACCGGATCGCCGAAGACCTGCCGGTCGCGAGCGATTCGGCGCTGCGCCAGACGGTCGACAACCTGCTCGACAACGCGCTCGAGGCCTCGCCCGAGTGGGTCTATATGGACGCCCACATCGACGAGCGGACCCTGGTGCTGACCGTATTCGACCGCGGCCCCGGCTTCGCGCCCAGCATGCTGGCCCATTTCGGCAAGCCCTATCACTCGACCAAGGGCAAGCCTGGCGGGGGGCTGGGACTGTTCCTGGCGGTGAACGTCGTGCGCAAGCTCGGCGGCACCGTCACGGCGCGCAACCGGCGCCACGACGAGGGCGGCGGGGCCGAGGTGTCCGTACGCCTGCCGCTGGCGGCGATCGAACTCGAAGAGGAAATAGACGATGCAGAATCCTGA
- a CDS encoding response regulator transcription factor — translation MQNPEPLLLIIEDDEAFARTLSRSFERRGYRVLGATGHDEAQALLARHNPGYAVVDLKLKGNTSGLACVQLLHEHDPDMLIVVLTGFASIATAVEAIKLGAVQYLAKPSDADDIEAAFGHVAGSTDVEVTNRSTSIKTLEWERIHAVLAETDFNISEAARRLGMHRRTLARKLEKQRVK, via the coding sequence ATGCAGAATCCTGAGCCGCTGCTGCTCATCATCGAAGACGACGAAGCCTTCGCCCGCACCCTTTCCCGCTCGTTCGAGCGGCGCGGCTACCGCGTGCTGGGCGCCACCGGCCACGACGAGGCCCAGGCGCTGCTGGCCCGGCACAACCCCGGCTACGCCGTGGTCGACCTGAAGCTGAAAGGGAATACCTCGGGCCTGGCCTGCGTCCAGCTGCTGCACGAGCACGACCCGGACATGCTGATCGTGGTGCTGACGGGCTTCGCCAGCATCGCCACCGCGGTGGAGGCGATCAAGCTGGGCGCCGTGCAATACCTGGCCAAGCCCTCGGACGCCGACGACATCGAGGCCGCCTTCGGCCACGTCGCCGGCAGCACCGACGTCGAGGTCACCAACCGCTCGACCTCGATCAAGACCCTGGAATGGGAGCGTATCCACGCCGTGCTGGCCGAGACCGATTTCAATATTTCCGAGGCCGCGCGGCGGCTGGGCATGCACCGGCGCACGCTGGCGCGCAAGCTCGAGAAGCAGCGGGTGAAATAG
- a CDS encoding c-type cytochrome, whose translation MRLAHMLQGVLLLLVLAGCGRSDTADVAQAPGEASPARIEAGRKLFARCAGCHEVGPKAGHIYGPHLNGVLGRKAGSVTGYAYSPALKASTLVWDEANLAAFIRDSEQVIPGNKMRFMSFLSDRQAGDIVAYLATQGGTQAGQDQPRP comes from the coding sequence ATGCGACTGGCACACATGCTGCAGGGAGTCCTGCTGTTGCTCGTCCTGGCTGGCTGCGGCCGCAGCGACACGGCGGACGTGGCGCAAGCCCCCGGCGAAGCGTCGCCGGCCCGGATCGAGGCGGGGCGCAAGCTGTTCGCGCGCTGCGCGGGTTGCCACGAAGTGGGGCCGAAGGCCGGGCATATCTACGGGCCGCATCTGAACGGGGTGCTCGGACGCAAGGCGGGCAGCGTGACGGGCTATGCCTATTCTCCGGCGCTGAAGGCGTCGACGCTGGTGTGGGACGAAGCGAACCTGGCGGCCTTCATCCGCGATTCGGAACAGGTCATCCCCGGCAACAAGATGCGCTTCATGAGCTTCCTGAGCGACCGCCAGGCCGGGGATATCGTGGCCTACCTGGCCACGCAGGGCGGGACCCAGGCTGGGCAAGACCAGCCGCGTCCCTGA
- a CDS encoding PEP-CTERM sorting domain-containing protein: MKLVKNLMKAALATALLSAGVANAALYEFKLTGDYTASWQLDTERDPDSSDNNGGLTFNEVAGSFPGYDALDITFFNSAISGGLQLYDFYTDRYVLTTNGPQLYTGKESRHAFTLGTFSLTEFAGFGNYVLTISDLDALPDPVEVPEPASAALLAAGLGLLAARRRKSAK; the protein is encoded by the coding sequence GTGAAATTGGTAAAAAACCTGATGAAAGCGGCCCTGGCGACCGCCCTGCTGTCGGCCGGCGTTGCCAACGCCGCCCTGTACGAATTCAAGCTCACCGGTGACTACACCGCAAGCTGGCAGCTGGACACCGAGCGCGATCCGGACAGCTCCGACAACAACGGCGGCCTGACGTTCAACGAGGTGGCGGGCAGCTTCCCGGGCTATGATGCCCTGGACATCACGTTCTTCAATTCGGCGATCAGCGGCGGCCTGCAACTGTACGATTTCTACACCGACCGCTACGTGCTGACCACCAACGGCCCGCAGCTGTACACCGGCAAGGAATCGCGCCACGCATTCACCCTCGGCACCTTCTCGCTCACCGAATTCGCGGGCTTCGGCAACTACGTGCTGACCATCAGCGACCTCGACGCCCTGCCGGATCCGGTCGAGGTGCCCGAGCCGGCCAGCGCCGCACTGCTGGCCGCCGGCCTGGGCCTGCTGGCCGCCCGTCGCCGCAAGAGCGCCAAATAA
- a CDS encoding ZIP family metal transporter translates to MDTLPGWLQAGGWGLLAGAALLLGAYIGVRFKVPQRLVAAIMAFGSGVLISALSFELMDEAIETGGFASTATGFLLGALFYTAANWWLARKGARHRKRSGPRPASAHQDGSGAALAFGALLDGIPESIVIGLSLLGGKGVSVAVVAAVFLSNLPEGLSSAAGMRQAGRSPAHIYGVWAGIALSSGVAALLGYTVFHRFPPEMLAATTAVAAGGVLAMVVDTMIPEAFDETHDFAGLIVAAGFLAAFALSKLGS, encoded by the coding sequence TTGGATACCTTACCAGGATGGCTGCAGGCAGGTGGCTGGGGATTGCTGGCGGGCGCCGCCCTGCTGCTGGGCGCCTACATTGGCGTGCGTTTCAAGGTTCCGCAGCGGCTGGTGGCGGCCATCATGGCCTTCGGCAGCGGCGTCCTGATCTCGGCGCTGTCGTTCGAACTGATGGACGAGGCGATCGAGACCGGCGGCTTTGCTTCCACCGCCACCGGCTTCCTGCTCGGCGCCCTGTTCTACACGGCCGCCAACTGGTGGCTGGCGCGCAAGGGGGCGCGCCACCGCAAGCGCTCCGGGCCGCGCCCGGCGTCAGCGCATCAGGACGGCAGCGGCGCCGCGCTTGCCTTCGGCGCCCTGCTCGACGGTATTCCGGAATCGATCGTGATCGGCCTGTCGCTGCTGGGCGGCAAAGGCGTCAGCGTGGCGGTGGTGGCTGCGGTCTTCCTGTCCAACCTGCCCGAAGGCCTGTCCAGCGCGGCCGGGATGCGGCAGGCGGGCCGGTCCCCGGCGCACATCTACGGCGTGTGGGCCGGGATCGCCCTGTCTTCCGGCGTGGCCGCCCTGCTCGGCTACACGGTATTCCACCGCTTTCCGCCCGAGATGCTGGCGGCGACCACGGCGGTGGCTGCCGGCGGCGTGCTGGCGATGGTGGTCGACACCATGATCCCGGAAGCGTTCGACGAAACCCATGACTTCGCGGGCCTGATCGTGGCGGCCGGATTCCTGGCCGCCTTCGCACTCAGCAAGCTGGGCAGCTAG
- a CDS encoding cation:proton antiporter: MSELLSLTHALAWPLALTLAWMTGELLYRWANVPRISIYGLCGFVFGNLSSGYLPPAQADNFMMLANLGFGLMLFELGYRINLRWLRTNPWLLLTSVLEAGLTWAAVYYVSRICGLAVLPACLLAALAMASSPAGLLRIVNEQGGGGQVTERAMHLTALNCVLAVFVFNVTVGFGVFQTSGDVVHASWTGLVVLAASSGLGAALGWLLPLWQRVAGHVRSNSTLTFAVFVFLLVAITHVLKLSPVLAALTFGLVARHRRVTLSPAQRNFGALGDLLTVLLFFFVATTIAWQPTAEGLMLGLLLLLVRALVKVAVCTATARVSGISARKGALTGVAIMPLTVFAIILIEQTRRSGVDLFDTLAPLAPLAAMAMILEVLAPILTQIALTGARESGFAKYKNVVKEDKDAAA, translated from the coding sequence ATGAGCGAGCTGCTTTCACTCACGCATGCGCTGGCCTGGCCGCTGGCGCTGACGCTGGCCTGGATGACCGGCGAACTGCTGTACCGCTGGGCCAATGTGCCGCGCATCTCCATCTATGGCCTGTGCGGCTTCGTGTTCGGCAACCTGTCGAGCGGCTATCTGCCGCCGGCCCAAGCCGACAACTTCATGATGCTGGCCAATCTCGGATTCGGCCTGATGCTGTTCGAGCTCGGCTACCGCATCAACCTGCGCTGGCTGCGCACCAACCCCTGGCTGCTGCTCACCTCGGTGCTGGAAGCCGGTCTGACCTGGGCCGCCGTGTATTACGTCTCGCGCATCTGCGGCCTGGCCGTGCTGCCGGCCTGCCTGCTGGCGGCCCTGGCCATGGCCAGCTCGCCCGCCGGCCTGCTGCGCATCGTCAACGAGCAGGGCGGCGGCGGCCAGGTGACCGAGCGCGCGATGCACCTGACGGCCCTGAACTGCGTGCTGGCCGTGTTCGTGTTCAACGTGACGGTGGGCTTCGGCGTGTTCCAGACCTCGGGCGACGTGGTCCACGCCAGCTGGACCGGCCTGGTGGTGCTGGCGGCGTCGAGCGGCCTGGGCGCGGCGCTGGGCTGGCTGCTGCCGCTGTGGCAGCGCGTGGCCGGCCACGTGCGCAGCAATTCGACGCTGACGTTCGCGGTCTTCGTGTTCCTGCTGGTCGCGATCACCCATGTACTGAAACTGTCGCCGGTGCTGGCGGCGCTGACCTTCGGCCTGGTGGCGCGCCACCGCCGCGTCACCCTGAGCCCGGCCCAGCGCAACTTCGGCGCCCTGGGCGACCTGCTCACCGTGCTGCTGTTCTTCTTCGTCGCCACCACCATCGCCTGGCAGCCGACCGCCGAAGGGCTGATGCTGGGCCTGCTGCTGCTGCTGGTGCGCGCCCTGGTCAAGGTAGCGGTGTGCACCGCCACCGCGCGGGTGTCGGGCATCTCGGCGCGCAAGGGCGCCCTGACCGGGGTCGCGATCATGCCGCTGACGGTGTTCGCCATCATCCTGATCGAGCAGACCCGGCGTTCGGGCGTCGACCTGTTCGACACCCTCGCGCCACTGGCGCCATTGGCCGCGATGGCCATGATCCTCGAGGTGCTGGCGCCGATCCTGACCCAGATCGCGCTGACCGGCGCGCGCGAATCGGGTTTTGCAAAGTACAAGAATGTCGTGAAGGAGGACAAGGATGCCGCTGCCTGA
- a CDS encoding YbdK family carboxylate-amine ligase — MPLPEFSRSEPLTMGVELELQLVGLSDFDLTPASPDMLDLLARAPFPGAVTPEITESMIEINSSIHTGYAPLVDELRLIRDTLLRAGDRLNVGVCGGGTHPFQQWTERRIYEKPRFREVSALYGYLAKQFTVFGQHVHIGCGSGDNALFLLHALNRYIPHFIALSASSPFLQGSDTQFHSSRLNSVFAFPLSGRAPFLLKWEDFERDYFKRMEDTGIVRSMKDFYWDLRPKPEYGTIELRVCDTPLTVEHAAALAAYLQALCSHLLEGNEPPPREDDYLVYNYNRFQACRFGLEGNIVLPQEHQPVTLRDDILATLARIAPHAERLGSGAALAHLSQVTKAVGDAAQLRIVHEHEGSVEAMVNLALGKFRGEV; from the coding sequence ATGCCGCTGCCTGAGTTTTCGCGCTCGGAACCGCTGACCATGGGTGTCGAGCTGGAGTTGCAGCTCGTCGGCCTGTCGGATTTCGACCTGACCCCGGCCTCGCCGGACATGCTCGACCTGCTGGCGCGCGCGCCGTTTCCCGGCGCGGTCACGCCCGAGATCACCGAAAGCATGATCGAGATCAACAGCAGCATCCATACCGGCTACGCGCCGCTGGTGGACGAGCTGCGCCTGATCCGCGACACCCTGCTGCGCGCCGGCGACCGCCTGAACGTGGGCGTGTGCGGCGGCGGCACCCATCCGTTCCAGCAGTGGACCGAGCGCCGGATCTACGAAAAGCCGCGGTTTCGCGAGGTGTCGGCGCTGTACGGCTACCTGGCCAAGCAGTTCACCGTGTTCGGCCAGCACGTGCACATCGGCTGCGGCAGCGGCGACAATGCCCTGTTCCTGCTGCACGCGCTGAATCGCTACATTCCGCATTTCATCGCGCTGTCGGCCTCGTCGCCCTTCCTGCAGGGCAGCGACACCCAGTTCCACTCCTCGCGCCTGAATTCGGTGTTCGCCTTCCCGCTGTCGGGGCGCGCGCCGTTCCTGCTGAAATGGGAAGACTTCGAGCGCGACTATTTCAAGCGCATGGAAGACACCGGCATCGTGCGCAGCATGAAGGACTTCTACTGGGACCTGAGGCCGAAGCCCGAATACGGCACCATCGAGCTGCGCGTGTGCGACACCCCGCTCACGGTCGAGCATGCGGCGGCCCTTGCCGCCTACCTGCAAGCCCTGTGCAGCCACCTGCTGGAAGGGAACGAGCCGCCGCCGCGCGAGGACGACTACCTGGTCTACAACTACAACCGCTTCCAGGCCTGCCGTTTCGGGCTCGAAGGCAATATCGTGCTACCGCAGGAACACCAGCCGGTCACCTTGCGCGACGACATCCTCGCTACGCTGGCCCGCATCGCGCCGCACGCCGAACGGCTCGGATCGGGCGCCGCGCTGGCCCACCTGTCCCAGGTGACGAAAGCGGTCGGCGACGCCGCACAGCTGCGCATCGTGCATGAGCACGAGGGCAGCGTGGAGGCGATGGTTAATCTGGCGCTGGGGAAATTCCGCGGCGAGGTGTAG
- a CDS encoding MarR family winged helix-turn-helix transcriptional regulator produces the protein MPPEPQPEALPASLDAPPQRVLRQFRIVFNAVKTHFRQLERDSGLGGAQVWALSVIEKQPGIGATSLGRAMDIHQSTASNLVRGLVERGYVVAAREGADRRNVALRILPAGQEVLRRVPGPAAGVLPSALATLDEATLLRLEQDLALLIGRLDADEAAGKIPLSQS, from the coding sequence ATGCCGCCCGAACCTCAACCAGAAGCCCTGCCCGCGTCCCTCGATGCGCCGCCCCAGCGCGTGCTGCGCCAGTTCCGTATCGTCTTCAATGCCGTCAAGACACATTTTCGCCAGCTCGAGCGCGACTCGGGCCTGGGCGGAGCCCAGGTCTGGGCGCTGTCGGTGATCGAGAAGCAGCCGGGCATCGGCGCCACCAGCCTGGGGCGCGCGATGGACATTCACCAGTCGACCGCCAGCAACCTGGTGCGGGGACTGGTCGAGCGTGGCTATGTGGTGGCGGCGCGCGAAGGCGCGGACCGGCGCAACGTCGCACTGCGTATCTTGCCGGCGGGCCAGGAAGTGTTGCGCCGGGTGCCCGGCCCGGCGGCCGGTGTGCTGCCGAGCGCGCTGGCGACGCTGGACGAAGCGACCCTGCTGCGCCTGGAACAGGACTTGGCCCTGCTGATCGGCCGCCTGGATGCGGACGAAGCCGCGGGCAAGATACCTCTCAGCCAGTCGTAA
- a CDS encoding bifunctional diguanylate cyclase/phosphodiesterase gives MRSASASPGVPERGLSRAAMGTCLLGLVLTSLLGGAVRTMEFDRANAEFDQRAVVRVAAVTRAFAEATDAARAVNLFFSASREITREEFDAFAQPLVARHGYLQALVFQRFVSDVERDAFEAQRRAFWPGFEIRERVRTGAPALVRAGVRWRYLVNDYVTPIVGNEVTFGYDAWSYAPQRVYTQRAIDTGEPAASPIIDLLQGGGARHGVLITLPVYRPGARPLETAARRATVVGATEVVIDVAQLVGGTLESVRLLDDDNFALSLRGPDALGNVVTAYQHGSLAAPDGWWDRVLDGMALRRVEAFEIAGSPWQVVVEEQPPALGAHMAELVAMVLGLILSFAAAGLVQQRVARTRRIEALVEQRTAALERATGSLRLYERAMEASANPILLVDAEQPGYPIEYVNPACERTFGYSARELAGQPLKLLAGLDADQPSVEELRQALRQQREEHALVTAHTRDGVELISDVYVAPVRRPDGHAGHFVVTVYDVTTAKRYEAELERHAHYDTLTGLANRSLLSDRIERAIANAGGMPVWTVLLDFDHFKLIKDTLGRRAGDEALRMLATRIKGALRPVDTAARVGGDDFVLVLVGVADERQAAARIQQVREAVGEPIHLAGQRLALSCSAGVAAFPADGLDADTLVKNAEIAMYRAKSIGRNGVQFYAPHMNAQAFDRLALESALRHALQDDQFELHFQPQVDLATGCVVGNEALIRWRHPLLGTIRPDRFIALAEETGLIVPIGAWVLRTACRQNRRWQRAGLGPLRIAVNLSARQFAEPDLVETVAKVLVETGLPPASLEIELTESMMMADADAAIHTMECLKRMGVKLCIDDFGTGYSSLQYLKRLPVDVLKIDRSFVQDIVGNPDGAALVDAIISLAHGLRMQVIAEGVETIEQLDYLRGCGCDEVQGHVYSRPQPATRVEALLRAGRVEPAASAA, from the coding sequence ATGCGAAGCGCATCCGCCAGCCCTGGTGTCCCGGAGCGCGGCCTGTCACGGGCCGCGATGGGCACCTGTCTGCTCGGCCTGGTGCTCACCTCGCTGCTGGGCGGCGCGGTGCGCACGATGGAATTTGACCGCGCCAACGCGGAATTCGACCAGCGCGCCGTGGTGCGGGTCGCGGCCGTCACCCGCGCCTTCGCCGAAGCCACCGACGCCGCGCGCGCCGTCAACCTGTTCTTCAGCGCCTCGCGCGAGATCACGCGCGAGGAGTTCGACGCCTTCGCCCAGCCGCTGGTGGCGCGCCACGGCTACCTGCAGGCGCTGGTGTTCCAGCGCTTCGTGAGCGACGTGGAGCGCGACGCCTTCGAGGCCCAGCGGCGCGCGTTCTGGCCGGGCTTCGAGATCCGCGAACGCGTCAGGACCGGCGCGCCGGCCCTGGTCCGGGCAGGCGTGCGCTGGCGCTACCTGGTCAACGACTATGTGACACCGATCGTCGGCAACGAGGTCACCTTCGGCTACGATGCCTGGTCGTACGCGCCCCAGCGGGTGTACACCCAGCGGGCGATCGACACCGGCGAACCGGCCGCCAGTCCCATCATCGACCTGCTGCAGGGCGGCGGCGCCCGCCATGGCGTCCTCATCACGCTGCCGGTCTACCGGCCCGGCGCGCGTCCTCTCGAGACGGCGGCGCGGCGCGCCACCGTGGTGGGCGCCACCGAGGTGGTGATCGACGTCGCCCAGTTGGTGGGCGGCACCCTGGAATCCGTGAGGCTGCTCGACGACGACAATTTCGCGCTGTCGCTGCGCGGCCCCGACGCCCTCGGCAACGTGGTCACCGCCTACCAGCACGGCAGCCTTGCCGCGCCCGACGGCTGGTGGGACCGTGTGCTGGACGGCATGGCGCTGCGCCGCGTGGAAGCGTTCGAAATCGCCGGCAGCCCCTGGCAGGTGGTGGTCGAGGAACAGCCCCCGGCCCTGGGCGCCCACATGGCCGAGCTGGTCGCGATGGTGCTGGGGCTGATCCTGAGCTTCGCCGCCGCCGGCCTGGTGCAGCAACGGGTGGCGCGCACGCGCCGCATCGAGGCCCTGGTCGAACAGCGCACCGCGGCGCTCGAGCGCGCCACCGGCTCGCTGCGGCTGTACGAACGCGCGATGGAAGCCAGCGCCAATCCGATCCTGCTGGTCGACGCGGAGCAACCGGGCTATCCGATCGAATACGTCAACCCCGCCTGCGAACGCACCTTCGGCTATTCGGCGCGCGAGCTGGCCGGCCAGCCGCTCAAGCTGCTCGCCGGCCTGGATGCCGACCAGCCTTCTGTGGAAGAGCTGCGCCAGGCCTTGCGCCAGCAGCGCGAGGAGCATGCCCTGGTCACGGCCCATACCCGCGACGGGGTGGAGCTGATCAGCGACGTCTACGTGGCCCCGGTGCGCCGTCCCGACGGCCATGCCGGGCATTTCGTGGTCACCGTCTACGACGTCACCACCGCCAAGCGCTACGAGGCCGAGCTCGAGCGCCATGCCCACTACGACACGCTCACTGGCCTCGCCAACCGGTCCTTGCTGTCCGACCGCATCGAGCGCGCCATCGCCAACGCCGGCGGCATGCCGGTGTGGACCGTGCTGCTCGACTTCGACCATTTCAAGCTGATCAAAGACACCCTTGGCCGGCGCGCCGGCGACGAAGCGCTGCGCATGCTGGCGACACGCATCAAGGGCGCGCTGCGGCCGGTGGACACCGCGGCCCGGGTCGGCGGCGACGACTTCGTGCTGGTGCTGGTGGGCGTGGCCGACGAACGCCAGGCCGCGGCGCGCATCCAGCAGGTGCGCGAAGCGGTGGGCGAACCGATCCACCTGGCCGGCCAGCGCCTGGCGCTCAGCTGCAGCGCCGGCGTGGCCGCGTTCCCGGCCGACGGCCTGGACGCCGACACCCTGGTCAAGAACGCCGAGATCGCGATGTACCGCGCCAAGAGCATCGGCCGCAACGGCGTGCAGTTCTATGCGCCGCACATGAACGCCCAGGCCTTCGACCGCCTGGCCCTGGAGAGCGCGCTGCGCCATGCGCTGCAGGACGACCAGTTCGAGCTGCATTTCCAACCGCAGGTCGACCTGGCCACCGGCTGCGTGGTGGGCAACGAGGCGCTGATCCGCTGGCGCCACCCGCTGCTGGGCACGATTCGGCCCGACCGCTTCATCGCCCTGGCCGAGGAGACCGGCCTGATCGTGCCGATCGGCGCCTGGGTGCTGCGCACCGCCTGCCGCCAGAACCGGCGCTGGCAGCGCGCCGGCCTGGGACCGCTGCGCATCGCCGTCAACCTGTCGGCACGCCAGTTTGCCGAGCCCGACCTGGTCGAGACCGTGGCCAAGGTGCTGGTCGAAACCGGACTGCCGCCGGCTTCGCTCGAGATCGAACTCACCGAGAGCATGATGATGGCCGACGCCGACGCCGCCATCCATACCATGGAATGCCTCAAGCGCATGGGTGTCAAGTTGTGCATCGACGATTTCGGCACCGGCTATTCGAGCCTGCAGTACCTGAAGCGCCTGCCGGTGGACGTGCTCAAGATCGACCGCTCCTTCGTGCAGGACATCGTCGGGAACCCGGACGGCGCGGCCCTGGTCGACGCCATCATCTCGCTGGCCCACGGCCTGCGCATGCAGGTGATCGCCGAAGGGGTCGAGACGATCGAACAGCTCGACTACCTGCGCGGCTGCGGCTGCGACGAGGTCCAGGGCCACGTCTACAGCCGTCCGCAGCCGGCCACGCGGGTCGAGGCGCTGCTGCGCGCCGGCCGGGTGGAGCCGGCGGCCAGCGCCGCCTGA